The Streptomyces asoensis DNA window TCGGCGACCCCGAGGTCGTCCGCTTCACCTTCCCGGCCAACAGCGACCTCACCCGGGAACGGGTGCGCTCCTGGTACGGCTCGCGCGCCGCGCAGCCCGACCGGCTGGACCTCGCCGTCACCGACCGCGCGACCGGCGAACTCGTGGGCGAGGTCGTACTGAACGAGTGGGATCCCGCCGCCCGCAGTTGCAGCTTCCGCACGCTGATCGGCCCCCGGGGCCGCGGGCGCGGGCTGGGCACCGAGGCGACCCGGCTGATCGTCGGCCACGGCTTCGAACGGCTGGGTCTGCACCGGGTGCAGCTGGAGCTGTACGGCGACAACGCGCGGGCCCGCCGTGTCTACGAGAAGGCCGGGTTCGTGGTCGAAGGGGTGCGGCGGGAAGCCGCGCTGCGCGACGGGGTGTGGGTGGACGAGGTGCTCATGGGGATCCTGGACCGGGAGTGGGCGGCGCTCACGCCCACGGACGGATGACCGTCACCCCCGCGCCGGGCGCCGTGCCGAGGGCGGCCAGGGCGGCCGGGGCCTCGTCCAGGGTGATCGTCGACGTGACCAGCAGGTCGGGACGCAGCATCCCGGTCCGGACCAGCTCCAGCATCTGCGGGTAGGCGTGGGCGGCCATGCCGTGGCTGCCCAGGATCTCCAGTTCCAGGGCGATGGCGCGGCCCAGCGGGACGGGTGTCGTGCCGTCCGCCGAGGGGAGCAGGCCGACCTGGACGTGACGTCCGCGGCGGCGCAGGCCGTTCACCGAGGCCGCGCAGGTGGCGGGGGAGCCGAGCGCGTCGAGGGAGAGGTGGGCGCCGCCCCCGGTCAGCTCACGGACCGCCGCCGCGGTGTCCGGCGCCTCGCGGGCGTCGACGCACGCCGCCGCACCGAAGCGGCGGGCCAGGTCCAGGGCCGCCGGTGAGACGTCCACCGCCACCACCCGGGCCCCGCTCGCCGCCGCGATCATCACCGCCGAGAGGCCCACGCCTCCGCAGCCGTGCACCGCCACCCACTCCCCCGCCGCGACCCGGCCCTGCCGCACCACCGCCCGGAACGCGGTGGCGAACCGGCAGCCGAGGGCGGCCGCGGTGGCGTACGACAGGTCGTCGGGGAGCGCGACCAGGTTGACGTCGGCGTGGTCCAGGGCCACGTACTGGGCGAAGGAGCCCCAGTGCGTGAAGCCGGGCTGGGTCTGCCGCTCGCACACCTGGTGGTCGCCCGCCGCGCAGGACGGGCAGCTGCCGCAGCCGCACACGAAGGGGACGGTGACCCGGTCGCCCGCCCGCCACCCGGTCACCCGGCTCCCGGCGCTCTCCACCACGCCGGCGAGTTCATGCCCGGGCACGTGCGGCAGGGTGATGTCCGGGTCGTGGCCCATCCAGCCGTGCCAGTCGCTGCGGCACAGGCCGGTGGCCTCGACCCGTACGACCACCTGGTGGGCGGCGGGTCGCGGATCGGGCAGCTCCCGCACCTCGGCCGGTTCCCCGTACCGCTCGAACACCACAGCCCGCATGTGCCTTCGCCCTCGCCTTCGCCCTGTGCCCCCGCGGTCCCCCGGTGACCCGCGGGCCCGTGCCCGCCCCGTGTCCGCGGTCGGACCGGGTGCACGCTAATGATGCGCGTCGGCCGTGTCCCGCTCGCGCCCGGCGGGGCCGGACGGGGCCTCCGCGTCCGGCGCGGGCCGTGCGGCCCCGCCCTCGCCCTCGCTCAGCCCGAACCTCCGGTGGAACGCGCGCAGGGGCGCCGGCGCCCACCAGGTGGCCCGGCCCGTGAGCCGCATGACGGCCGGGACCAGGAGGCTGCGGACCACCATCGCGTCCATGAGAACCGCCAGGGCGATGCCCAGACCGAGCATCTTGGTGTTGGTGACCCGCGAGGTGCCGATCGCGACCATGACCACCGCCAGGATGACCGCCGCCGCCGTGATCAGCCCGCCCGTGCGGCGCAGGCCGAGGGCGACCGCCCCCGCGTGGTCGCCCGTGCGGTCGTACTCCTCCTTGATGCGGGAGAGCAGGAACACTCCGTAGTCCATCGAGAGGCCGAAGGCCACGCAGAACATCAGGACGGGGAGGGTGGTCTCGATGGATCCGGGGCTGGTGAAGCCGAGCAGGCCGGAGAGGTGGCCGTCCTGGAAGACCCACACCACGGCGCCGAACATCGCCGTCAGGCTGAGCGCGTTGAGCAGGACCGCCTGGAGCGGTATCAGCACACTGCCGGTCAGGAGGAAGACCAGGAGCAGGGTGACGACCGCGATGAAGGCCGCCGCCCAGGGCAGCCGGGCACCGATCGCGTGCTTGGAGTCGACCAGGACGGCCGCCGTGCCCGTCACCTTCGTCCCGAACGGGGCGGCGGTGGCGCGCAGGTCGCGCACCAGGCGCTGGGCCTCCTCGTCGACGGCCTCGCCCTTGGGCAGCACCGTGAAGTACGCCGTGTCGCCCTTCACGAGCGGGCCGTCGACCCGGGCGACCTCGGGCAGCGCCGCCACGCGCTCCTTGTAGGCGGTGTACTGGGCCGGGGTCGCCCTGCCCTCGGCGAGGACCTCCAGGCCACCGCCGGGGCTGCCCGGAAAGCCGTCCCTGATGTGCTGCTGCACCACGTGGGACTCGGCCGAGGAGGGCAGCTGGCGGTCGTCGGCCGTGCCGAACTTCACGCCGAGGAAGGGCACCCCGAGCAGGACGAGGACGGCCGTGGTGGCCAGAGCGAAGAACGGGGCCCGGCGCATGACCAGGTCCGCCGTGCGGCCCCAGAGCCTGCCGTCCCCCTCGGCGCCCTCCCCGCCCCGGGCCGCGGCGGTCCGCCCCCTGCGCAGCAGCCGGCGCAGGTCCAGGGAGTTGACGCGCTCGCCCAGCAGGATCAGCGCGGCGGGGAGCAGGATCAGCGCGGCCGCGGCGGCCAGCAGGACCACGGCCATGCCGGCGTAGGCGAAGGAGCGCAGGAAGTACTGCGGGAAGAGGAGCATCGCCGCCAGGGACACGGCGACGGTGAGCGCGGAGAACAGGACCGTACGGCCGGCCGTGCGCAGGGTGGTGCCGATGGCGGCCGCGGGGTCGGCGCCGGTGGCGAGCTCCTCCCGGAAGCGGCGGACGATGAACAGGGCGTAGTCGATGGCGAGGCCGAGGCCCAGGGCCGTGGTGAGGTTCATCGCGAAGATGGAGACGTCGGTGAAGCGGGTGAGGCCGCTGAGGACCGCGTTGGTGCCGAGGATCGCGACGATGCCGATGCCGAGCGGCAGCAGCGCGGCGACGGCGCTGCCGAACACCATCACCAGCAGCACCAGTGTGATCGGCAGGGCGATCACCTCGGCGCGCGTCAGGTCCTCCTGGATGACGGTCTGCATCTCGTGGCGCACGGCGACGCCGCCGCCGATGCTCACCTCCACCGGCCCGTGCGTGCCGCGCAGGGCGGGGGCGATGCGGTCGAGCGTCTCGCCCATCGTCTTCTCGTCGCCGGTGATGCGGGCGGCTATCAGCGCCTCGTGGCCGTCCTTCGCGCGCAGCGAGGAGGACGTGCCGGACGCCTTCGCCTGCCAGTAGGAGCCGACGCCCACGACGCCCTTCTCGGCGGCCAGACGCGCGGTGAGGCGGTTCGCCTCGGCGGTCACGGCCGGGTCGTCGACCGAGGCGTCGCCCGCGTCGAGCAGGAGCAGGAGGTTGGGCTGCGAGCCGGGGAACTCCCGCTCCAGGGCCTTGGTCGCGTACGTGGACTGCGCGGCGGGGTCCTCCCAGCCGCCGCTGCCGAGCCGCTCGGCGACCCCGCTGCCGGCGAGCACCGCGAGCACGGTCAGCACCAGGGCCGCGAGCAGCGACAACCCGGGCCGGGCGGTCACGAAGCGGGTCCAGCCGCCGGGGCGGGGTGGGCTGTTGACTTCGGTCATCGTGCGGTGTCCCCTTCACCCTGCAAGCAGTCGTGAAAACCGTAAAATGGAAAACACGAGACAGCGCTCGCATTTGTGATCTCCAGAATGCGAGCGACCACTCGCGTTTGTCAATCGTGTTCGGGAAAGCTGGGGACAACCGGTGGCCGAGAGCCAGGAGAAGGAACAGCCGCGGCGCCGCCAGGCGCGCGGCGAGCGGCGCATCGCACAGCTCCTCCAAGCGGCGGCCAGCGTCTTCTGCACGACCGGCTACACCGCCGCCAGCACCAACGCCATCGCCCGCGAGGCGGGCGTCTCCCCGGGGACGCTCTACCAGTTCTTCCCGAACAAGGAAGCGATCGCGATCGAGCTGGGCGACCGGCTGATGCACGAGATGCGCGACACCTACGGCGAGGCGCTCGCGCCGGTCGACCCCGCGACCCCGCTGGAGGAGGCCGTCGGCGCGGCCGTGGACCGGTTCATCGCCTTCAACTGCGACCACCCGGTGTTCTTCGCGCTGATGCACGGGCCCGACATCCCCGGCCACATCGCCGAGGAGCACGACGCGCTGCACGCCACGCTGCTCGCCCGCATCGAGGGCCTGCTCTCCTCCCTGCTGCCGGACGCGCCCCCCGCCGACCTCTCCCGCACCGCCCACATGTGCCTGGGCCTGTACAAGGCCGGCCTGGAACTGGTCCTGGGGCACGACGGCGCCGAGCGGGACGCCTACGTGCGGGAGCTGAAGAACGTACTGATCCGCTACCTCGAACCGCTGGTGGGCGACCGGCTGGGCGCCCCGCAGGACAGCGGCGCCGGAGCCTGCGCAGCCTCGTAGCCCGGGGTGCCCGCCCCTTCGGCCGGTCCGCCGCACGTCGGCCGCCGGCCGGCCGCCGCACGCCCGGAGAACCGCCGCACGGCCGCCCGCCCGGCGGGCCGCTTCCTTGGTTTCATACCCCCTAGGGGTATAGTGTGGGTGCACGGGGGAGGCCTCTCGCGGCCCCCACCCGCCCCACCTGCCTCCACGAGGAGAACGACATGACCGCTCGAACCGACACCCCGGGCTCCGTCACCACCGTCTACAAGGTGAGCGGCATGAGCTGCGGTCACTGCGAAGGCGCCGTCTCCGGCGAACTCTCCGAACTCTCCGGCGTCACCTCCGTGAAGGCCGTCGCCTCGACCGGCGAGGTCACGGTCGTCTCCGCTTCCGCACTCGACGAGGAGGCCGTGCGCGCCGCCGTCGACGAGGCCGGCTTCGAACTCGTCGGCCGCGCCTGAGGCACCCGCCCGACGGGCCGCGCGCCCGTCACCTCCCCTCGACACCCCTCCTCCACCACCGGGCCGTGCCGACCAGCTGATACTGGTTCCGTACGGCCCGGTCAGCTTCCTGGAGCACGGACATGACCAGCACCGCCACGGAAACCCCGACAGCCGGACAGTCCGCCCCGGACACCGAGGTCGAACTGCTCATCGGCGGAATGACCTGCGCCTCCTGCGCGGCCCGCGTCGAGAAGAAGCTCAACCGCATGGACGGCGTCACCGCGACCGTCAACTACGCGACGGAGCGGGCCAGGGTCAGCTACCCGGCCGGGACCGAGGTCGCCGACCTGATCGCCACCGTGGTGAAGACCGGGTACACGGCCGAGGAACCCGAGCCCGCGCCGCAACCGGAGCAGGCCGCCGAGGACACCCCCCGGGACCCCGGACTCGACGCACTGCGCCACCGGCTCCTCGTCTCGACGCTGCTCGCCGCACCCGTCGTCCTGCTCGCGATGATCCCCTCGCTCCAGTTCGACAACTGGCAGTGGCTCTCCCTGACGCTCGCCGCGCCCGTCGTCGTATGGGGCGGCGCACCGCTGCACAAGGCCGCCTGGACGAACCTGCGGCACGGCGCGGCCACCATGGACACCCTGGTCTCCGTGGGCACGCTGGCGGCGCTCGGCTGGTCGCTGTGGGCGCTGTTCTTCGGCGACGCGGGCATGCCCGGCATGCGCCACCCCTTCGAACTCACCGTCTCGCGCACGGACGGCGCCTCCACGATCTATCTGGAGGTCGCCGCCGGCGTCACCGTCTTCATCCTGCTCGGCCGCTACCTGGAGGCCCGCTCCAAGCGGCGCGCGGGGGCGGCGCTGCGGGCCCTGATGGAGCTGGGCGCGAAGGACGTGACGGTGCTGCGCGGCGGGAAGGAGATACGGATCCCGGTCGACCGGCTGGCGGTCGGCGACCGCTTCGTCGTCCGGCCCGGGGAGAAGGTCGCCACCGACGGGACGGTCGTGGAGGGCGCCTCCGCCGTGGACGCCTCGATGCTCACCGGCGAGTCGGTGCCGGTGGACGTGGGACCCGGTGACGCCGTCACGGGCGCCACGGTGAACGCGGCCGGCCGGCTGGTCGTCGAGGCCACCCGGATCGGCTCGGACACCCGCCTGGCGCGCATGGCACGGCTGGTCGAGGACGCCCAGAACGGCAAGGCGGAGGTGCAGCGGCTGGCCGACCGGATCTCCGGGATCTTCGTGCCCGTGGTGCTGCTGATCGCGCTCGCCACCTTCGGCGGCTGGCTCGCCGCGACGGGCGACGCGGTCGCCGCGTTCACCGCCGCCGTCGCGGTCCTGATCATCGCCTGCCCCTGCGCGCTCGGGCTCGCCACGCCCACGGCGCTGATGGTCGGCACCGGGCGCGGCGCCCAGCTCGGCATCCTCATCAAGGGACCCGAGGTCCTGGAGTCCACGCGCCGCGTCGACACCGTCGTGCTCGACAAGACCGGGACCGTCACCACCGGCCGGATGACCCTCCAGGAGGTGTACGCCGCCGACGGCACCGACGAACCGCAGCTGCTGCGGCTCGCGGGGGCCCTCGAGCACGCCTCCGAGCACCCGGTCGCCCGGGCGGTGGCCGCGGGCGCCGCGGACCGGGTCGGGGAGCTGCCGGCGGCCGAGCGGTTCGAGAACGTCCCCGGGCGCGGGGTGCGCGGGCTCGTGGAGGGCCGTGAGGTGGCCGCGGGACGGCTCTTCGACACGGTCCCGGACGACGTGGCGCGCGCGAGGAGCGAGGCGGAGCGGCGCGGCCGTACGGCCGTCGTCGTGGGGTGGGACGGTGTGGCGCGCGGTGTGCTCGCGGTCGCCGACGCGGTCAAGGAGACCAGCGCCGAGGCGGTGCGCGAGCTGCGCGCGCTGGGGCTCACCCCGGTGCTGCTGACCGGGGACAACCAGGCGGTCGCCGAGGCCGTCGCCGAGGCCGTGGGGATCGACCGGGTGATCGCCGAGGTGCTGCCCGAGGACAAGGTCGACGTCGTACGGCGGCTCCAGGACGACGGGCGGGTGGTCGCCATGGTCGGCGACGGCGTCAACGACGCGGCGGCGCTCGCCACCGCCGACCTGGGGCTCGCCATGGGCACGGGCACGGACGCGGCGATCGAGGCGAGCGACCTGACGCTGGTGCGGGGGGATCTGCGGGTGGCGGCGGACGCCATCCGGCTGTCCCGGCGCACCCTCACCACCATCAAGGGCAACCTGGTGTGGGCGTTCGGCTACAACGTGGCCGCGCTGCCGCTGGCCGCCGCGGGACTGCTGAACCCGATGATCGCGGGGGCGGCGATGGCGTTCTCGTCGGTGTTCGTGGTCACCAACAGCCTGCGGCTGCGCTCGTTCAGGTGAGAACGGGGTGAGGGACCACGGAGTGGGACCGGTGCGTGAGACGACAAGGTGAGACTGTCGTATGAGAACCCAAGTGGGACCGGGTGGATCGGGGAGACCCCTGGAGTCCTGCGCGAGCCTCACATAAGCTCTTCACAAGGCTCGCGCATCATCCTTACGCTTGGGCCCCGATCGCCGTATCCGGTCTCTTGCGCATCTAACGGACATATGCAAGAGACACAGATCACAGTGATGTGAACGTAACCATCGAAGGGCTTCGACGGTCTAAGTTGACGATGTCAGGAAGCGTCTTGGGGGGCGCGACCTGACATCTGGGGATGTCTTGGGGGACTTCCTCAGAGATGCGTTGCCGGGGCACGTACACCGGGAAGCTTTGAGCGGCCCTCCCGACGTGCGTTGTCCCGGCACATCGCACACAGCGGTGGCAGGACGGGTTCCGCCCGTTCTGCCCGACCGCGGGCCCGACAACCGAACATCGTCACAAGAAACAGCGAATTCAGGCGCTGTCCTCACAACGCCCGGCCGGATCCCGTGGGGGGAATCCGTACCGGGACATGGGAAGGCGCCCTGGTCGTCGGCCCGTGGGGGGACCGGCGCCGGGGCGCCTTCCGTATGCCCGCGCACAGGTGGACGGCCCTCCATCGACCCGCTCCCGAACCCGCACACGCGACTGCCCGGGACGCGGGGTCCCGGGCAGTCGCGGTTCAGGTCAGGGGCGCCTCATGGCAGGGCCCGTCGCCGGAAGGCGTCAGCGCTCCTCGACGGGCACGAAGTCACGCTCGACGACGCCCGTGTAGATCTGGCGCGGGCGGCCGATGCGGGAACCCGGCTCCTTGATCATCTCGTGCCACTGGGCGATCCAGCCCGGCAGCCGGCCGAGGGCGAACAGGACCGTGAACATCTCGGTCGGGAAGCCCATGGCGCGGTAGATCAGGCCGGTGTAGAAGTCGACGTTCGGGTAGAGGTTGCGCGAGACGAAGTAGTCGTCGGAGAGCGCGTGCTCCTCGAGCTTCAGGGCGATGTCCAGCAGCTCGTCGGACTTGCCGAGGGCCGACAGGACGTCGTGCGCGGCCGCCTTGATGATCTTCGCGCGCGGGTCGAAGGACTTGTACACCCGGTGGCCGAAGCCCATCAGGCGGACGCCGTCCTCCTTGTTCTTCACCTTGCGGATGAAGGAGTCGACGTCGCCGCCGTTGGCCTGGATGCCCTCGAGCATCTCCAGCACGGACTGGTTGGCGCCGCCGTGCAGCGGGCCCCACAGCGCGGAGATGCCGGCCGAGATCGACGCGAACATGTTGGCCTGGGACGAACCGACCAGACGGACCGTGGACGTCGAGCAGTTCTGCTCGTGGTCCGCGTGCAGGATGAGCAGCTTGTCGAGCGCGGAGACGACGACCGGGTCGAGCTCGTACTCCTGGGCCGGCACCGAGAACGTCATGCGCAGGAAGTTCTCGACGTAGCCGAGGTCGTTGCGCGGGTAGACGAACGGGTGGCCGATCGACTTCTTGTAGGCGTACGCGGCGATCGTCGGGAGCTTGGCGAGCAGCCGGATCGTGGAGAGGTTGCGCTGCTTCTCGTCGAACGGGTTGTGGCTGTCCTGGTAGAACGTGGACAGCGCGGACACCACCGAGGACAGCATGGCCATCGGGTGGGCGTCGCGCGGGAAGCCGCGGTAGAAGTTCTTGACGTCCTCGTGCAGCAGGGTGTGCTGGGTGATGTCGCTCTTGAAGACGGAGAGCTCGTCGACGGTCGGCAGCTCGCCGTTGATCAGCAGGTAGGCCACCTCGAGGAAGGTCGACCGCTCGGCCAGCTGCTCGATCGGGTAGCCGCGGTACCGGAGGATGCCCTGTTCGCCGTCGAGGTAGGTGATGGCGGATTTATAGGCGGCCGTGTTGCCGTAGCCGCTGTCCAGGGTCACCAGACCGGTCTGGGCGCGGAGCTTCCCGATGTCGAAGCCCTTGTCGCCGACGGTGCTGTCGATCACCGGGTAGGTGTACTCGCCGTCGCCGAACCGCAGTACTACAGCGTTGTTGGTGTGCTCGCTCACGTCATCCCTCACCGACGTTGTGCCTCTTCTTCGAGGTTGCCCTGACTGTCTTCTACCATCCCCCATTTGGCGCACGAGAGTGCACTCGGGGTCGACCATTGGGCTTATCGGCGGCACTCAGTGCCGCCAACCCGCTCATCCTGCCGCCTTCGTCACAGTTGGGGAAGTGCTCTGTGACCTTCGTGACTCATTTGATCGATCATTTCTTGTGACATGCCCGAAGATCCGCCGGGACGACCGCGGTCAGCGGCCCGCGAGCCGGAAGTCGAGCGCCGTGCAGCGGCGGCCCGCCGAGACGGTGCGCACCGCCTGACCGATCGCCTTGCGTGAACCCACGAGCACGACCAGCTTCTTGGCGCGGGTCACGGCCGTATACAGAAGGTTCCGTTGAAGCATCATCCATGCTCCGGTGGTGACGGGGATCACCACCGCGGGATATTCACTTCCCTGTGAACGGTGGATGGTCACCGCGTAGGCGTGGGCGAGCTCGTCCAGCTCGTCGAAGTCGTACGGGACCTCCTCGTCCTCGTCGGTCAGGACCGTCAGGCGCTGGTCGACCGGATCGAGCGAGGTCACGACGCCCACGGTGCCGTTGAAGACGCCGTTCTCCCCCTTGTCGTAGTTGTTGCGGATCTGGGTCACCTTGTCGCCGACCCGGAACACCCGGCCGCCGAACCGCTTCTCGGGCACGTCGGGCCGCCCCGGGGTGACCGCCTGCTGGAGCAGGCCGTTGAGGGCGCCGGCGCCCGCCGGGCCGCGGTGCATGGGGGCCAGGACCTGCACGTCCCGGCGCGGGTCCAGACCGAACTTCGCCGGGATCCGCCGGGCGGCCACGTCCACGGTGAGGCGGCCCGTCTCCTCCGTGTCGTCCTCCACGAAGAGGAAGAAGTCCTTCATGCCGTCCGTGAGCGGGTGCTGCCCCGCGTTGATCCGGTGCGCGTTGGTGACCACACCGGACTGCTGGGCCTGCC harbors:
- a CDS encoding heavy-metal-associated domain-containing protein, giving the protein MTARTDTPGSVTTVYKVSGMSCGHCEGAVSGELSELSGVTSVKAVASTGEVTVVSASALDEEAVRAAVDEAGFELVGRA
- a CDS encoding citrate synthase, which encodes MSEHTNNAVVLRFGDGEYTYPVIDSTVGDKGFDIGKLRAQTGLVTLDSGYGNTAAYKSAITYLDGEQGILRYRGYPIEQLAERSTFLEVAYLLINGELPTVDELSVFKSDITQHTLLHEDVKNFYRGFPRDAHPMAMLSSVVSALSTFYQDSHNPFDEKQRNLSTIRLLAKLPTIAAYAYKKSIGHPFVYPRNDLGYVENFLRMTFSVPAQEYELDPVVVSALDKLLILHADHEQNCSTSTVRLVGSSQANMFASISAGISALWGPLHGGANQSVLEMLEGIQANGGDVDSFIRKVKNKEDGVRLMGFGHRVYKSFDPRAKIIKAAAHDVLSALGKSDELLDIALKLEEHALSDDYFVSRNLYPNVDFYTGLIYRAMGFPTEMFTVLFALGRLPGWIAQWHEMIKEPGSRIGRPRQIYTGVVERDFVPVEER
- a CDS encoding MMPL family transporter, translating into MTEVNSPPRPGGWTRFVTARPGLSLLAALVLTVLAVLAGSGVAERLGSGGWEDPAAQSTYATKALEREFPGSQPNLLLLLDAGDASVDDPAVTAEANRLTARLAAEKGVVGVGSYWQAKASGTSSSLRAKDGHEALIAARITGDEKTMGETLDRIAPALRGTHGPVEVSIGGGVAVRHEMQTVIQEDLTRAEVIALPITLVLLVMVFGSAVAALLPLGIGIVAILGTNAVLSGLTRFTDVSIFAMNLTTALGLGLAIDYALFIVRRFREELATGADPAAAIGTTLRTAGRTVLFSALTVAVSLAAMLLFPQYFLRSFAYAGMAVVLLAAAAALILLPAALILLGERVNSLDLRRLLRRGRTAAARGGEGAEGDGRLWGRTADLVMRRAPFFALATTAVLVLLGVPFLGVKFGTADDRQLPSSAESHVVQQHIRDGFPGSPGGGLEVLAEGRATPAQYTAYKERVAALPEVARVDGPLVKGDTAYFTVLPKGEAVDEEAQRLVRDLRATAAPFGTKVTGTAAVLVDSKHAIGARLPWAAAFIAVVTLLLVFLLTGSVLIPLQAVLLNALSLTAMFGAVVWVFQDGHLSGLLGFTSPGSIETTLPVLMFCVAFGLSMDYGVFLLSRIKEEYDRTGDHAGAVALGLRRTGGLITAAAVILAVVMVAIGTSRVTNTKMLGLGIALAVLMDAMVVRSLLVPAVMRLTGRATWWAPAPLRAFHRRFGLSEGEGGAARPAPDAEAPSGPAGRERDTADAHH
- a CDS encoding TetR family transcriptional regulator, coding for MAESQEKEQPRRRQARGERRIAQLLQAAASVFCTTGYTAASTNAIAREAGVSPGTLYQFFPNKEAIAIELGDRLMHEMRDTYGEALAPVDPATPLEEAVGAAVDRFIAFNCDHPVFFALMHGPDIPGHIAEEHDALHATLLARIEGLLSSLLPDAPPADLSRTAHMCLGLYKAGLELVLGHDGAERDAYVRELKNVLIRYLEPLVGDRLGAPQDSGAGACAAS
- a CDS encoding GNAT family N-acetyltransferase, with protein sequence MNFSDKPLLRGPKTVLRPFTGADADTMWEIIGDPEVVRFTFPANSDLTRERVRSWYGSRAAQPDRLDLAVTDRATGELVGEVVLNEWDPAARSCSFRTLIGPRGRGRGLGTEATRLIVGHGFERLGLHRVQLELYGDNARARRVYEKAGFVVEGVRREAALRDGVWVDEVLMGILDREWAALTPTDG
- a CDS encoding zinc-dependent alcohol dehydrogenase family protein — translated: MRAVVFERYGEPAEVRELPDPRPAAHQVVVRVEATGLCRSDWHGWMGHDPDITLPHVPGHELAGVVESAGSRVTGWRAGDRVTVPFVCGCGSCPSCAAGDHQVCERQTQPGFTHWGSFAQYVALDHADVNLVALPDDLSYATAAALGCRFATAFRAVVRQGRVAAGEWVAVHGCGGVGLSAVMIAAASGARVVAVDVSPAALDLARRFGAAACVDAREAPDTAAAVRELTGGGAHLSLDALGSPATCAASVNGLRRRGRHVQVGLLPSADGTTPVPLGRAIALELEILGSHGMAAHAYPQMLELVRTGMLRPDLLVTSTITLDEAPAALAALGTAPGAGVTVIRPWA
- a CDS encoding heavy metal translocating P-type ATPase, yielding MTSTATETPTAGQSAPDTEVELLIGGMTCASCAARVEKKLNRMDGVTATVNYATERARVSYPAGTEVADLIATVVKTGYTAEEPEPAPQPEQAAEDTPRDPGLDALRHRLLVSTLLAAPVVLLAMIPSLQFDNWQWLSLTLAAPVVVWGGAPLHKAAWTNLRHGAATMDTLVSVGTLAALGWSLWALFFGDAGMPGMRHPFELTVSRTDGASTIYLEVAAGVTVFILLGRYLEARSKRRAGAALRALMELGAKDVTVLRGGKEIRIPVDRLAVGDRFVVRPGEKVATDGTVVEGASAVDASMLTGESVPVDVGPGDAVTGATVNAAGRLVVEATRIGSDTRLARMARLVEDAQNGKAEVQRLADRISGIFVPVVLLIALATFGGWLAATGDAVAAFTAAVAVLIIACPCALGLATPTALMVGTGRGAQLGILIKGPEVLESTRRVDTVVLDKTGTVTTGRMTLQEVYAADGTDEPQLLRLAGALEHASEHPVARAVAAGAADRVGELPAAERFENVPGRGVRGLVEGREVAAGRLFDTVPDDVARARSEAERRGRTAVVVGWDGVARGVLAVADAVKETSAEAVRELRALGLTPVLLTGDNQAVAEAVAEAVGIDRVIAEVLPEDKVDVVRRLQDDGRVVAMVGDGVNDAAALATADLGLAMGTGTDAAIEASDLTLVRGDLRVAADAIRLSRRTLTTIKGNLVWAFGYNVAALPLAAAGLLNPMIAGAAMAFSSVFVVTNSLRLRSFR